The genomic stretch TTGTGAAGcacggatcctctggtccgcaaattaCGGACCAGAGGATGATTCATTTTTTTACACCGTTGATTTGGATAGACCCCACTTATTTAAAGATGAAATTCATCCAAATCAAGGGTTCCCATATAGTAGACCATCCTCTGATCCACAATTTACGAACCAAAAGATCCCAACTGTCAATTGTGTCAGCTATACGTGCAATTCAATTGTGTCAGCTATAAAATCATAGATGCTGTAACTATATATAACAATTACGATTTAATAATTACTGTAACAATAGAtgctaaaactatatataataattatgatttcaTAGGTACTGTAACATTTCCAATTAGATAGGAGATAGAATAATCACGTGAACAACACTCTAAAAATTATCATTTTACAAAGGGTGGGATGCTGCCTAAATCCAATAAAAATCCCATGCAGTGACAAAATTGTTTATGAACACGAAACTAAATCCAATAAACCACATCAAACATTCTCACAATGAATGTCTTAGCTGGACATCGATGAATCAGTCATTTGCTCGTGCGGAGTAAAGACTCAGATATGATGCATAAATACTGCTGGTTCTGGAAGCTAATGCAAAACTTTAGGATTTGGATTCTTTTACCGCTTGTTTAATTCTTCTCTGATGAACATCCCAATTGTAGACTCGAGCAACAGTAACCTGGGCAGGATCACAAAGTCgagaattaaaaatttgaatggaTTTGCCACCTTCATTTTTGGTTGCGTTTTTTTACACGCAAACTTCGTACCTGAGTTATGGTCACTTGATCCCTTAAGAACTGCAAATCACCAACAAGGACTTCTAGGCTGGCTTTGGCATTTTCCAAGTTCTTTTCTAGGAGCGATTTTGCCTATGAACATTAAAATATATCAGAGCTGGAAGATTCCTAGCATATACGAATATTAATTGAACGAAAAATGTTATAGCTCTGACTAACCTCTTCTAGGGAATACTCAAGCATGACATTTGCGCCCAACCAAAGGCAAACAGAATTGTGATCCTCAATTTTTGTTCGAGCATAAATACCTTCAGCCACTTCGAAATCAGTAATTAGTGCCTGCAATTAATTCATTACCCAGAAGGTTATACTAGCACCATATTCCAAGTAGTGAATAGATGGCAAAAGGTATAAACTTCAAGAAAGTTAATAGAAAAGGAACTCaagataatgaaaaaaatataacCCAATTTTTTGGGCCAATATTGAGTGTTATTCTAAGAACAAAGATTCTGAAGTTAACTTCGAGTTACCAGTGCTTCATTGAGTATATAACCAAGAGTAAGAGTGGTGCCCAACGAGATGCAAGATTAAAGAAGGATTTTAGGATATGTTAAGGTGTTTTAGTTAATTATACTAGTgataaaaaaagagagaaattaacaAACAGAAGAGGAAAATATAGATCAGTCAACACATTCATATGGCTGCTTAAAATTTCCTACAATGATTATCAGTAATCTAGAAACTCACCGGAATGAAGCCTTACTTCTACATAAGGTAACATTTTTCACCAAAGCATCCTAGGAATAACCTTACGGAAACTCACCTggattataaaatataattatttgtAGCATTTGATTAATACATGCTTGTCTATGATtttaaataatgataataatatttAGGACCCGTCAATGCAGGAGACACATAATCAACTCCATACATGTAAACTAAGTGAATAAATATCTCAGATTATAGTCTTCAGCTTATTAAAGCCTTCAATaacagaaaggaaaaaaaaaacttttaacaaCGATTATTCTAAAGCCTCTAGAAACCAAGTCAATAATTGCCTAATTCATAACCTTGAAGCAAGCGACATATGGGAGAAAAGATTGTAAAACAAATTCATAACCACACATGGACATGCTTTTGCCAGTGATCAACTAGTGCATTCCATACAATATTGCGAAACTGTGTATACAAGTCTCCATGATATAAAATAACAGTTTGCATTGTGGATCCtcctttctgataaagcattttAAATATACATCAATGTGCCAAGCAAGAAAAATATATAAGAAAACAACTGGTGTTCAATGACATGACAGGAATGCTCCAACCTTCAAGATAGGACTGATAAGACAAACATTGCCTAGTAATGGATTCAAGGTCAAACTCATCCTGCAAAAAGTAATCAttcaaagataaagaaaatatagaaaaagAAAGTTGACAGTGGCCTCAGAGTAGGAAAGACCCAAAAGGACACTATGCAGTCAAATAGAGCTACTCATGGTCCACGTAACTGTCATCCTTCAAACTAATTCAAGGAAAGT from Zingiber officinale cultivar Zhangliang chromosome 5B, Zo_v1.1, whole genome shotgun sequence encodes the following:
- the LOC121985910 gene encoding probable prefoldin subunit 3, yielding MEVSASASTAAVTERRGIPAASFVEDVEAYLKQSGLDVNSSLGFLQERLQQYKIVEMKLLAQQRDLQAKIPDIEKCLDVVAMLETKKAAEEALITDFEVAEGIYARTKIEDHNSVCLWLGANVMLEYSLEEAKSLLEKNLENAKASLEVLVGDLQFLRDQVTITQVTVARVYNWDVHQRRIKQAVKESKS